One window from the genome of Canis lupus dingo isolate Sandy chromosome 15, ASM325472v2, whole genome shotgun sequence encodes:
- the MAB21L2 gene encoding protein mab-21-like 2: MIAAQAKLVYQLNKYYTERCQARKAAIAKTIREVCKVVSDVLKEVEVQEPRFISSLSEIDARYEGLEVISPTEFEVVLYLNQMGVFNFVDDGSLPGCAVLKLSDGRKRSMSLWVEFITASGYLSARKIRSRFQTLVAQAVDKCSYRDVVKMIADTSEVKLRIRERYVVQITPAFKCTGIWPRSAAQWPMPHIPWPGPNRVAEVKAEGFNLLSKECYSLTGKQSSAESDAWVLQFGEAENRLLMGGCRNKCLSVLKTLRDRHLELPGQPLNNYHMKTLLLYECEKHPRETDWDEACLGDRLNGILLQLISCLQCRRCPHYFLPNLDLFQGKPHSALESAAKQTWRLAREILTNPKSLDKL, from the coding sequence ATGATCGCCGCTCAGGCCAAGCTGGTTTACCAGCTCAATAAATACTACACCGAGCGCTGCCAAGCACGCAAGGCGGCCATCGCCAAGACCATCCGAGAGGTCTGTAAGGTGGTCTCGGACGTGCTCAAGGAAGTGGAGGTACAGGAGCCTCGCTTCATCAGCTCCCTGAGCGAGATCGATGCCCGCTACGAGGGGCTGGAGGTCATCTCGCCCACAGAATTCGAGGTGGTGCTCTACCTAAACCAGATGGGCGTCTTCAACTTCGTGGACGACGGCTCCCTGCCCGGCTGCGCAGTGCTCAAACTGAGTGATGGGCGGAAGCGGAGCATGTCTCTCTGGGTCGAGTTCATCACAGCGTCCGGCTACCTCTCGGCGCGTAAGATCCGCTCACGCTTCCAGACCCTGGTGGCTCAGGCGGTGGACAAGTGCAGCTACCGGGATGTGGTCAAGATGATCGCAGACACCAGCGAGGTCAAGTTGCGCATCAGGGAGCGCTATGTGGTGCAGATCACTCCCGCGTTCAAGTGCACCGGTATCTGGCCTCGCAGCGCGGCACAGTGGCCTATGCCCCACAtcccctggcctggccccaaTCGGGTGGCGGAGGTCAAGGCCGAAGGGTTCAACTTGCTGTCCAAGGAGTGCTACTCCCTGACCGGCAAGCAGAGCTCTGCGGAGAGCGATGCCTGGGTGCTACAGTTCGGGGAGGCGGAGAACCGCCTGCTGATGGGCGGCTGCCGAAACAAGTGTCTGTCGGTGCTGAAGACGCTGCGGGACCGCCACCTGGAGCTGCCAGGCCAGCCGCTCAATAACTACCACATGAAGACGCTGCTGCTGTACGAGTGCGAGAAACACCCGCGGGAGACGGACTGGGACGAGGCGTGCCTAGGCGATCGGCTCAACGGCATCCTGCTGCAGCTCATCTCCTGCCTGCAGTGCCGCCGCTGCCCTCACTACTTTCTGCCCAACCTCGACCTCTTCCAGGGCAAGCCCCATTCGGCCCTGGAGAGCGCTGCCAAGCAGACCTGGAGGTTGGCCAGGGAAATTCTCACCAATCCCAAAAGCCTGGACAAACTATAG